The Dysidea avara chromosome 11, odDysAvar1.4, whole genome shotgun sequence genome includes the window AACATTTTGATATAATGTGAAACTTAATCAGTACAAGTATTCAACTATTATAACAATTAGTTTGttgacatgtaaaatgtgtggaaaggaACCTTTTCACAAACCACGTCACATATCTATCTTAAAATGTTTCTGATATACACCAAATCAGTGTATcatatatagtagggaccacaaaggagtaggcgtggtccacaaaataacatcacccaaaaaacagcatcaatttcccctgatgacgatgaggcagtattagttaagtaaaactaagcccaaacaagccttcagattgacccgaaacgctttcaacaagttgctatggaatttatttattgattattaTTTAATagcattttctactgactgactgatgccttcagacaagcgtaactcaataatgactaaggctacggacttgattttttcactgttcgaagtcacttcagcctgaggggtgtcttttggcataccgcagtacgtacaatgcattcttcatggacttaccagtgtcctccttttgtgtcccattcatctttgctgacagcgaaaagtgtcaatttggcagtagcacgtgatggcttctcttcataacagaaatcgtccgtatttttcatagtggctattttgattgcagaggtgtttttcaaacagttcttgattcgtactgctgtgtactgggttgaacatagccaacaatgaagtgtacttcacttttaattgatatagctggggcgcggcgccatttcatgcgtgggttcaccagtcataataattatttacaaaaaaaagttaacaaacaagtatacagaaaaatttggaattttcaactagagtagggaccatagtacatcgataaaaagtactgaaacaagctggagtagtccatgatattaaatcacagtaaaacaataagaagtgttatatccctactgtgcatttccattatggtatcttgagcacagtagggatataatacttcttattgttttactgtgatttaatatcatggactactccaacttgtttcagtactttttattgatgtgctatggtccctactctagttgaaaattccaatttctGTATACTTGTAGTGTGTTAGTAAAGTGTTCACAATTTGTACTTACACACCAACAACAGTTTCTATAACACTTGATACAACTACTCACACACTTCCACCTCATGTTGTAGTAGCTTACCTTGTACTGATAATGCCTCCTCCTGCCTCGGTAGACACCACATATGTTAGGTCAGTGTTTTCATTGATACGATAAAATGACTATATTCATAACAACCTGTCATTGTAGTCATGTGAGCCACATGTTACCTCGGCAACTGCAACATGTGGGTTCCAATCCACCTGATGTTCAAACTGATAATATACGAATTGCCATAGTGTGATAATGTTGACGTTAATGATGCTCTGTGTAACAACATCTGATTGGCTGTATTGCTTGTTGACACACCCACCTCACTCCTCCACTTCTTACGGCCACCTATAGATCGGCTGTAGCACATGACCCCACCCTACAGTGCGTGACAACATCATTGGCATGACAACAATAGTGACACACCTCTTGTCGCTCTAGTTTCCACCCATCCAATGAGGACAACAAATCTTCAGTCACTGCCAGGCTCTCCACACCTTGTTGTATATAAGAGTGATCCTATAGTGACACTAGTAATGATGTTGTATACTACACCACTAGCTCACCAGTGCTGACAGTGTTGCTGCCTCTATCTCTTCTGACTCTTCAGGAACTACATCAAACCTCTGTACACTGGGACTATCTGTAACACATAACACAGTGAAACATGGGACACCTGTACACTACACAGGTGATTACTACAAAGGTAAATCCCCCTGGTACAGGACTGGTATcctacaggaggctgtaccatatctCACTGGTGAAGGTGCGGACACCTGCAGAACCTCTtgtatacacacaaacagacagacTCACGTGGAGGTGATGTTCTAGGAGTCACAAACACGCTGGTGGTCATGCTGGCTGCAGTACCTCTCCTCGACTCTTGCACACGTTGAATTCCTCCACTAATTCTTGAAGTACTTTCCTCCAAAATGACACCATTAGATGGTTTCAGCTGGCGGGGCCATAACCATGCCTGCCAGCTGAGCCAGTTAATTCTCTTATACTTGCTTAACTCCTTTGGTAGGTACTGGAAGGAATACAATGTAACAAAACCACTACTTCAAAATAATAGGAGGATGTTAGCCATTTTAAAACCAAATGTGCAGGCTGActgtgggcatgcacctggtttaaattactgaaattgttCTCATAAAAATGTCAGTGTACCTATCTGTCTATTGTGAATTGTGTATCTGTGGTCAACAAAGTCTTTGGTGTCAATGAGCCAATGAGAATGAGATTTGAATGGGGTTATTCACTTTTGATAGGCTATTTCAAATCCAAAAAAACTTTATGATTATGGATGCGGAACCCACAATGTCTCTTTATGTTAAGCCATGTGAGTAAATCATCAAAATGGAGAAATAAAGGCTCATTAAACTACCCCAAAGATATGCTTTGGCTCAAAAGTGGTTTCATTTCAACTATAGGTGTAGCAAACTTCAACAGCTGAGATTTTGAAGTGTTTAACGACCAAATAAAAAACACTTTAGTAGGCCTTGTAGGCTACTGCATCACTTGGGCTTGAAAAGAGGTGAGTTACCTTCATGTGCAAATGAAAATGAATGGTAGCCTAGAGGCTTGGGTGAGAAATATTGTAggaaaaacaacaacacaataGAGAAACTAAGAACAGTTGAAGATACCTGAGTgcaactgtgcataatatgttgttttaattaattaatagaaTAGCACTTCCTTTGTAGTACATAGAAACATtagaaaattacaaaataattcatgaattacaaatccAAAATAACAACTACTTAATTAACTGTACATTACTATGTGATAAGTGAAATGGGTAAAAAAGTATACAAAATGGTCACTCAATTACCACCTCATATTTTAAATCCTGCACAATTGACTTACATTAAACTCCAGGAAGAAGAACTCTAGCCATGGAAAGGCAAAGGACAACACCAGAATAAAGAAGGTCAATATGTACACTAGACAATCACAATCTGACTCTCGGTGATACTAAATCAATGACATCATAACATACATTACCATGACAACCTTACATCAAACTGAACAGCCTTGATCAATACAAAAACAGATGAAGCCGCAGTAGTGATCTATAACCATAGCAACTTGATAATGACATCATACAAGATACAGGGCAAACAGTTGAGCTTGTCATAGTCCAGAAAATATTTGTCATTTGAATATTTTCATGGTTTGCCAGCAACCACAAAAATTTGTTCAACAAAAATTTAAAACAATTTCAGCCAAATTTTTTCCAGACTACAATATAAACATTTACATACAATAAATTGAAGGGATTGTTATATCATTAAGTGTGTATGTGAGCTTTAGCCTTTTATAAAGAATTGTGAAACTCATTTTAAGAATTATAAGTTTGactagggatcaaagaaataaaaagtagtgaaacaagggaggtcacctacacctgatgatatactagtggacatttaatccctacttcagtctatacccatgactgaattagggatcagatgtccactagtatatcttcaggtgtaggtgacctcccttgtttcactactatgatcactaatcgaacttaaaattccttatacttgttaggGATAatgaaggtttgggtttttcaaaaaatatcacccaaaccatcctcacaataccttcatggcaccttggcagtattggtgaggtataagcaagcccaaaagtgtctacaGAGTGGCcaaataagttgctacagaattttaattttttttatttatcagaattttcaactgactgacaaactgcctgcctgtctgtctgtctgattccttcagacaagcgtaactcgacaaCCACTAATGCTATGggcctgattttttcactgttagacaatGCTTCGGCCcggactggtgccttttggcatatcgcagtacatacaacacatgcttcatggacttatctgtgtcctcctttgtatcccattcatctttgctgacaacaaaagGTGACCATTCACAGTAGCACAGCGTGAACATAATGGGTAGTTTTCTGTtgtgagtggattgattgcagaggccctTCACATAATGTTaatcatttgtaacactgtgtaacgggtaacactgtgtaacgggtaacactgtgtaacaggtaacactgtgtaacgggtaacactgtgtaacgagCTGAACATGcgtagctgaaagcgaagtatAGTGGCACTTCGCTTTTCAGTAATAATTAATAGATGGGATGCACGTTCAGATGTGAAATTAATTTAATGGCATGTCTGACATCATCCTTCCCTTttatgcggtatgtgtgggttataattatgttattaaaaagtaaacaaacaagtagaagaacaagttgatgttgtgctacttctaaaaaccaggcgccatgcagctagctaactcatctggaattaactatagacagtatatgaattaaccaactatgtattactattttaaacTCATATTTCGTAATTCACAAAATTTctgtaattcgttcaattacgttgctatgcactgctaaggaagcgtttgtaaacaaaccgcttttaccaacatattacgcacagaagtatcttctaaactgttttatagtgtgactaacgtgttttttcccactcaacaaagcctcaaagctgctcttcattttcgttcgcgtacgtaagggatacgccctctttcaactcgaagggataCGCTATTCCTGGTAgactacgaggcctgcaccgttgtttttcagttgctaaacgcctgaaaacctcaaagggaaggttaTTTATAAAGTcagaggaaagtcaccacacccgtatttcagactttcgaaaagaaaccacctcagagcaaagtttacctgtgcagaagtttgaTATAGATTTCAATTCACTTTTaattcttacgtaaaagctgcttttaccattatttaatgattttgctcacatgggtgcgcacggacaaacataggtagacacacacttttatggaaacaatttcagtaaaccaggcacgccggttgtgggcatgcacctggtttaaaaaattaggaattttcagtcATATTAGAATGacacaagggaggtcacctacacctgcagatatactagtggacatttaatccctactaataaatagggattaaatgtccactatcatacagtacaatagtactgtatagtagagaccaaaAAGGAGTAAGCGTGGCCCCTGAAATaagatcacccaaaaaccaacctcaatttctcctgacgatgaggcagtattggttagataaaactaagcccaaacaagctttcagattgacccaaaacgctttcagcaagttgttatggaattttctactgactgagtaactgactgactgattgatgccttcagagacaagcataactcgataatggctaaagctacgggcttgattttttcattattcgacatcgctttggcccaagaggtgccttttggcataccacagtacatacaatgcattcttcatggacttaccagtgtcttcctttgtgtcccattcatcttttctAACAGCAAAacgtgtcgatttggcggtagcacgtgatggcttcccgtatttttcatagtggctactttgattacagaggtgcttttcaaaccagttcttgatttgtactgctgtgtaacgggttgaacatagccaacaatgaagcgtaatggatgcttcacttttcagatgataattgatataactgggggcgtggcaccatttctttctttaggtatgtgtggattgcagaggtgcttttcaaacagttcttgattcgaaatgctgtgtaacgagttgaacatagctgcgtaatggatacttcacttttcagacaataattgatatagctggggcgcgcggcaccattttcagatgcggtatgcattggttcaccagtcataataattatttgtaaaaaaagtaaacaaacaagtacacaaaaatatttggaattttcaactagagtagggaccatagcacatcgataaaagtactgaaacaagttggagtagtccatgattgtaaaacaataagaagtattatatccctactgtgcatttcggctgtgatttaatatcgtacattactccagcttgtttcagtactttttatcgatgtgctatggtccctactctaactgaaaattccaaattttttttgtgtacttgtttgttaactttttttgtaaatgattGGTCAGACAGGTAGTCAGTCAGACAGCCAGTCAGTAGATAACTTAATTACTGAACAATCCTATTGAAGTGTTACATTtttatacctaatcaatactgccaagacactATTGTGAAgtagctggtttctggtcagtaTTCCCTTATtggaaaacccaaacctccatgatccctactataaaCTACTACCATACTTTATGGTATACACATGTTTGTATGTAGTACACAGTAGCTTGATCCAATCACATTGATATTTATATTAACATTCTACTTGCAAACTATGACGCTTTGTTAAATCAATTGTGGTTGTTCCAagtatttaaatttttttttgacaAAGCCCTTCAGCAGTGATTACCCCACATCAAACATTACTTACTACTATTGCAATTCTTGTTATCATCCTCACTACTCCATAGACCACTAGTAATATCAAACCTCTCAGAGCTGACATGAACTGGTTAACAACAAGCAGTaacatcaccatgacaacaagTATACTCACTAACCAAAAGGTCAAATAAGGAATGTTCAAAGTCAAACTCTATCCCATCAGAAACATCACTATTCTCTATACTAGTAGATgactgctgctgttgctgtaggtacaacaaaacaacacaacaaGTTATAATCATCCAGACAACCTACAATACAGTAGAGGCTTACAACACAATTCCTATCCTCACCCATGGACTATGAAATACTAAACATAAATCGTAGATACCAAATTCTTGAGTTAGTATGTGAATTGTTTTGTATTATTGCAATATATCATTGTATTTTGATATTTTTGGGGCAATACACTGATACTTTCAAATCCTGTATTGTCCCACCTCTACCTGTAAACCATGTGGATAAgtgttgtgttttgttgtgtccTCAAACTAATCTCATTCACAGTAATACTCACCACTACTCCACCAGTTCCTTCAAGAGCTAACAACAATTGAGTTAGAGTGAGATTATAGATAAGTAGACTTCTCCCATCCTCCAACTAACAATCAGGAATATTAACAATACTTCACTACAAGTCAACTAGCCTGTGTTGTCATGTAAACAGACGAGTCCTCCTTGCTTGTCTCTGGTTGCTATAGAAACACAAATCAACATAATGACCACAGCACTCATTTGAAACTACTAGTATACAAGTGGACTACAACTACTTTTGACTTCAGCTTAAACATTCCATCTATGTTAATAAATCCACACCAAAAAAGTGTGTGGTAGGCATAAACCCTTTTCAGCTAATCCACACTTATTGTAGTGATATATCTTGTGGGTGGTTGTGATCCATGCATCCTGTAAAGCTTTCTTTGGCCAGCTACTGGTGGTATGTACAGTGAAGTGTTCAAACAAAACTGAAACCAACCAGAACATTCAGTTTGCTTAAACGCATTATATAGTCTATTTGATATTTCACATTTTAGTCTCAATACAACATCTAGGATTTCTACTCTCACTTAGAACTCTATGAGGGATAACTTATGAAGGTGTCTAAAAGGCTGTGTAGCTCTGTGAATTAAAAAGTCAAGATGTCACTCCAATAACTTAATGACCTGTGATAGTTGATCAGCCAAGACTGATGATTTTCAATGTTGCTTGTTGAGTTTTCTAACTGATTTTAGTTACCAATataccatgcacacacacacgtactacTTTACTAAGTTTCTTCTATCATGGAACAGTTTTGCCATCATCAGTACTGGAGGCTACCAGTTTGTCATCATATTAGTTGTAACGTACTATTTATTGTGTGagttgtattttgtgtgcattgTGTACACTTTTTGTTTACAAAGCTCCATTGAAAATCAGCACAAGATTTCCTGTACAAGTATTAGATTTACATGGTTACAAATTTGTAGTACACTCCTTGTAAGTGATGTGGATGTTGCCAATACCAATTTCAGTATCGCCTAACTATATTGAGAATTCACTGATTTGAGAGCAAAAACATTTCAACTTTGGAATACACAGACCAAAGCTTATTACATCATTTCAGTAACAAACACAATTGATCTCTCAAAACGTTTATATGCAACACAGCTAGGTCCCCAACTATTAATCTAGTAGTACCTTCAGGTAAAATAATAACTCCATTCATACAAACTCCGATGCATGTACACAACTTGACTAGCATGTAAATACACTACACATTGTTATCTTGGTGTAATGCGCATATCAATGTTTTGCCCCACTACTATGAACACaggcagaggtggggatttgaacATTTAAAAATTCTTATCCCCACTACCTGGGGCTACTTttgatgtcaaatcccccacttATCCCCCAGTAAAAGACCACGAAACACCCGGCTACGTGCCCTCGTAGCATCAACTACTCCAGCACCTGGGGCACGGTTTGAGGTCGATTCCCCGACTAATCCCCGCCTAGCCCCCACTTCTGCCCGTGTTCATAGTAGTGGGGcaaaacattgataggtgcataacataCACGCGCGCACAACCCATTAAATGCGCACCGCTTCATAGACGATCCACAACAGTAAGATGATCATGAAGTCCATTAGTACTAGTATCATGAAAGGTATGACCAAATTTCTTTCCCTTTTCCTCTTCAAAATTGTCCTCGCCATCCGTCCCTGGGGCTGCCCGGGGCCTGCTTCCGGTTGTGAAGAGAACACTACCCGGTATTCCCCGCTGTCCCCCGTAGAGTCATCACGTCTTTGGATGGAGGCATCTTGCATCGACGGCTCCATCATAATTACATGTCACCATCTGTGTAAATCCTTCTTCCTCCTCCTACCTGTGCATCATTACGCCCCGCGCGTATGGGAGATAATTTATAGTTTAGGCGCtttcgctgatttcgcggttttagggttatcagcgaaaattttatccttgaaatatttttatacctccatatagtctaatacattttgggagtgtttgcaaattcgcgaaaattttatttttagcaacattgctcaacctcggaatatttaggctatacggtatgttTACTGTTCATGCtgagcctaaatatttcgaggggcagaTTTTTCGAGATTGAGCaatattgctaaaaataaaattttcgcagatttacaaacactcccaaaataattataaggatgtctaaatatttcaagggtaagattttcgctgataacaccTAAAACCGCGaaattttccccctcgaaatatttaggcatgCTAAGTGAAGCGCCATATAAAAATTATTAAGTATACCTGCTAAAACACAGTCccaaccatagatagtatacacTATCTATGTCCCAACATACACAACTTaatataaaattttcattatacaaaataattaagttATACAACTTCTTTATAGGAGGGGAAGTCCTCTATACGAAACACTTCTTCAGTTTTATAAGACAAATATTCTCCATATTTACCAGTCCGATGTAGTCTACCCTTACTAGTACCATCCTTCTCATTACCAGCTATTGATATGGTATCCCCTACCATCAGATCTAGTTCACTATTCTTCTGTGGAAGATGAGGGTAGATAGCTCTGACATGATGTCCCTGCATTCCACCATAGTAATACACATCATCCAGTGAGTGGAAGTATTGAGAAGCATCAACATGATAAGGTTGCATCAACTCATATGCTAACCGACAAACCTGTAAAGACAATGGGATATAACTACTGACACCAATCACATCATTATCCACCATCCCACACTATAGCCTGGAGGTGAGAGTGTACAAATGGTGACTTATCCACTGTACTACACATACCACCCACACAGACAAGTTGTAACAAATAATGTCTGGGATAAAGTAGAGTCTTGCTGGGCCAATTTTAGTTGATCAATATTGGTACACGCAAGATCAATTTTAGAAACCAAACTTGGCCTAGCCAACCAAAATTGGATATATTACCAGGTTGACAAGGTTTAGCATAATAAGACACGGATAGGGCTTCACTATTCACCACCTAGCTAAGGGTTTATGTAGTGGATAGAGGCAACCAACTGCAAGGTACATAGCTGGAGTGATATTACCTGCTAagataaatattctaatagagcagtcaagcagCCAAACAATTAATAACCGATATCATCACCAGTAGCTATGCACACCATGGGTTGAGAGAGATTTTATCTGTGGACTATGAGCAGTGCGTCTGTGAGCTGTGGCTCTAAGATTTAAGGTTGAACAAGTGGGACATTGTATGCTGCTGTTCCACTAACATTCTAGCAAAGTGTGAACATGGACAATAACCTTAACTAATATCTCACTGTATTGTGTACACCAACTATTCAGTACTTCTCACATTTAAACATTACATTGCACATGATACACAAGTTGTAATGTGGCTGAGGTGCTGGCATGGAGAACATT containing:
- the LOC136238937 gene encoding stAR-related lipid transfer protein 3-like, producing MMEPSMQDASIQRRDDSTGDSGEYRVVFSSQPEAGPGQPQGRMARTILKRKRERNLVIPFMILVLMDFMIILLLWIVYEAQPETSKEDSSVYMTTQLEDGRSLLIYNLTLTQLLLALEGTGGVVQQQQSSTSIENSDVSDGIEFDFEHSLFDLLFMSALRGLILLVVYGVVRMITRIAIVITTAASSVFVLIKAVQFDYHRESDCDCLVYILTFFILVLSFAFPWLEFFFLEFNYLPKELSKYKRINWLSWQAWLWPRQLKPSNGVILEESTSRISGGIQRVQESRRGTAASMTTSVFVTPRTSPPHSPSVQRFDVVPEESEEIEAATLSALDHSYIQQGVESLAVTEDLLSSLDGWKLERQEGGVMCYSRSIGGRKKWRSESIINVNIITLWQFVYYQFEHQVDWNPHVAVAESFYRINENTDLTYVVSTEAGGGIISTRDFVTVRYWEYKNGAYYAVGKAVSHDSMPSKSGRIRGENGPGGYKLVSVDDKNTLFVWLCDTDLKGWLPQYLIDQTIATMSIQTHKKLRKYIESVTMDDDLPLSVS